Genomic segment of Saprospiraceae bacterium:
TTATTGTTTTTGAATGATTTCACCTGTTCTACTTTTCGATGATATTCTTTTGCGAGTGCTCTATAGCTCAGTAGGAATTTATGTTCGTCATTAGTAATATCAACTTCATGATTTTCTATTGGTTGAAATATTTTCGTATCATGCTTATCGCAAAATCCAAAAAAAGTAGAGGCATTCCCTTTGCCAATATTTTCAAATCCCACGTATTGGTTAAATGCATTTGTTTTCATCCTTTGAAAACAAAATACTATCATATTGCCCTCAACTTCATCTTCTATTATATTTAATACACCATTTTTTTGTAAGGAATGAGCGTTTTTAATTTCTCCCTCACATTCTTCATGATTGTAATAAAAGCAATCTTTTGTCCTCCCATCTTTTTCAAATTTTGACTTAGATTCTCTCAGTTCTCTAATTGCTTGTTTTTCCGTTTTCATTTATTTCTGGTTAAAATTCGGGCGCCAAAATAGCAGCTAGTCCGCTCTCAGCGATCACCAAAAGTAACAACTAATTTAATATTTTGAAAGCCAAGTAGCAATGAAAATATTTAAAGGCGGGATCGTTTGAAATTCATTGTATTGATCATGCTTGTTTCTGAAATTTGCAATAATTGAAGAAAAAATCCCTGTAGGTTTCGCCTTACAGGGAATGTAATAGGTGTTTTCATAATGCACGGCCTTATTCGCCTTTCAACTGTCTCCGGTTTAAAATGTAGTCTGCCGCCTTCTGTGCATCAGCAGCAACTTTAAAAATGAACTTGCTATCTTCTTTGAGCACCTTCAACCATCCAGCGAGATATGCTACATTGTTTTCGACAATGTTGTCATAATCAATCTGTACACTTGAACAGAGAAAAGATGCGCCCATTTCTGCTATCAATTCTTCTTTGCTATATGGTATGCCTCCAAATTTTTGTGGATTCATTACTTCTTCTCTTGCAAGACGTGAAGCATGACCGGTTGAGTGGACAAGTTCATGAAAGAATGTTGAGTAGTAGTACTCTGCTGATTCAAACTGCTCAATGGAAGGCATATTTACAAAATCAAGCTCTGGTGCATAACATGCCCTATTTGCGTTGATTTGCCTCAATTCCGGCCTTTTAGGCATGTTCTCGATGATTGACTCACATCTGGCTATTTTCTCATTTGGCTTAAGCTCAATTTCCGGAATCTGAAATTCAAATCCTTCTATGTCCTCAAGATTAAATACATTGTAATACTTGATGAACTTTAGAATCTGAATTTCTTCTCCATTCCTTCGACGTATAGTTGCTTCTTCCTTAGTCAATGTCTTGTCATTTCCATCTTTGTAATACACATCGAAGTAAATGACTTTCTCTGCTTTTGCATCCTTCTTTATACTTCCACCTTGTTCCTTAACCTGATTAAAGGTTAAGAAATATGGGATTGGATGCATGGTGTTGTTCATTAGGATCAGATTGATACCTGTGTAAATATGATCTGTACCATAATTACGAGCCAGTCCATAGGTGCTCCATGTTCTACGCCATGGTGCTACACCGTGCTCAATCAATAAAATGATTTTGTTGGTTACTTCTTCATAAAGATTTGAAGTAATAGTGGTTGCTTCAGTAGTTACTGAATTTTTCATAATGATAAAATTTAATGGTGAATGAATGATTTACTTAGAGCATTCCCTCGTCCGCGAAGGAATAGAAGCCGGAATTCGGCACAAGGATGATGTGATCCAAAAGTGTTATATCAAGAAGTTGTCCAGCGTGCTTTAACTTTCGAGTCAGGTCAACATCCTGTGAACTAGGTTTAAGACAGCCTGAAGGATGATTGTGAGCTACAATTATTCCAGTTGCTAAACCTTTTAATGCTGCCGCAAAGAGAATACGAGCATCTGCAACGGTTCCGGTAATACCTCCACGGCTTAATCGGAGAATGCCTTTTACATAATTAGCTCTATTGAGAAACAAAACATTGAATTCTTCAATCAATGCCATGTTATCGCTCCAATTTGCACGAAATACTTCTTCCGCCGATTGTGAACCTTTAATTATAGGCCGATTGGTAATGCTTAACTTGCCTCGGTACTTAACTTGCACTTCTGCCACACGCCAAAGCGTATTCATGTGGTCGATGCCATTTATTTTTTTCATGTTTTCTGATTTAGATTGTTAAAGAATTTTACTAAACCAGTTTATTCAAGACAGGAAGGAATACCAAGACGGTATAATTTGCCAGATTGGCAATAATTAATAAATGAGGATTAGAATCCTGAATTTTCTATCTTTAGGCAACCATCTTGCCGCTTTATTCGTCTTGAAGACTATTAAGCTAAAAACAAATAATGACTGGAAGTTGGGATTGAATGCTAAAAGGCTTCACCTTAAACTCTGGCTATAATTCAAAATCACAGCAAATATTTTTCAAATGAATCAGATCTTAACAAATTTTATAGCCTTTAAGAGGGCCGGATATTTACTAATTTTAGTGTGCCTGCTAATGGGGTTTCAGCAAGGAAATGCTCAGCATTGCATACCAGGATTTCATTTTTCTGTCGATGGTAAAACGGTTACTTTCAGCGACCAGTCAACCAGCAATGGGACAATTACCTCGTGGGCCTGGAATTTTGGTGATGGTACTACCTCCACTGAACAAAACCCTTCCCATATATATGCAAATCAGGGCACTTATACTGTCTGCCTGAACATCACAGATGACCATGGTTGCACCAGTCACGTATGTCATCAGGTTGTGATTCATCATCCGCCCGCCGGTGTGTGTCATGCTGCTTTTGTTTTTCACCAGACAGACCTTAATCAACCAAATTTTAGTTTTACGGACAAGTCCACCAGTGATGGCACGATCGGTTTCTGGAGCTGGGACTTTGGCGATGGTACCACCTCCTCGGAACAAAATCCGATTCATACTTATGCGAATCCTGGGACTTATACGGTTTGTTTGACAATCACAGATGAAGATGGTGTCTGCAGTAGTCATGTATGTCAGCATGTTGTTGTGCATCATCCACCTGCCGGTGTCTGTCATGCAATATTTGTCTTCCATCAGATTGATCCAGACCAGCAGACCATTAGTTTTACAGACCAGTCCACCAGCGATGGCACTATAGGTACCTGGGCTTGGGATTTTGGTGATGGCAATA
This window contains:
- a CDS encoding DUF1738 domain-containing protein; translation: MKNSVTTEATTITSNLYEEVTNKIILLIEHGVAPWRRTWSTYGLARNYGTDHIYTGINLILMNNTMHPIPYFLTFNQVKEQGGSIKKDAKAEKVIYFDVYYKDGNDKTLTKEEATIRRRNGEEIQILKFIKYYNVFNLEDIEGFEFQIPEIELKPNEKIARCESIIENMPKRPELRQINANRACYAPELDFVNMPSIEQFESAEYYYSTFFHELVHSTGHASRLAREEVMNPQKFGGIPYSKEELIAEMGASFLCSSVQIDYDNIVENNVAYLAGWLKVLKEDSKFIFKVAADAQKAADYILNRRQLKGE
- a CDS encoding JAB domain-containing protein → MNTLWRVAEVQVKYRGKLSITNRPIIKGSQSAEEVFRANWSDNMALIEEFNVLFLNRANYVKGILRLSRGGITGTVADARILFAAALKGLATGIIVAHNHPSGCLKPSSQDVDLTRKLKHAGQLLDITLLDHIILVPNSGFYSFADEGML
- a CDS encoding PKD domain-containing protein, producing the protein MNQILTNFIAFKRAGYLLILVCLLMGFQQGNAQHCIPGFHFSVDGKTVTFSDQSTSNGTITSWAWNFGDGTTSTEQNPSHIYANQGTYTVCLNITDDHGCTSHVCHQVVIHHPPAGVCHAAFVFHQTDLNQPNFSFTDKSTSDGTIGFWSWDFGDGTTSSEQNPIHTYANPGTYTVCLTITDEDGVCSSHVCQHVVVHHPPAGVCHAIFVFHQIDPDQQTISFTDQSTSDGTIGTWAWDFGDGNTSNEQNPTHTYTHPGTYTVCLIITDTDGGCTSHVCHHVIVHHPHGLGLIGESVTLLPTEYNDLKGGKYNYFVNYPNPFMTSTTIKYELTDEADVLIEIYDMQGIRTSTINNKKESKGVHTQVINAFNLNPGYYYIRMAVGKESYVKKITVEK